One genomic region from Magallana gigas chromosome 3, xbMagGiga1.1, whole genome shotgun sequence encodes:
- the LOC105332046 gene encoding peptidyl-tRNA hydrolase 2, mitochondrial has translation MDRKDVGVAVSIGVGLGFVVGWFIRGRFLRRIPYPDVNLIDNGPLLSDNGEYKLVLVMRTDLKMGKGKMAAQCCHAAVHAAEFVARNNPEMYNKWKMTGQPKVVVKTDSEQDLLDLCKKARSLGLNGSLIRDAGRTQIAPGSKTVLGVGPGPEKLVNEVTGHLKLC, from the exons ATGGATCGTAAAGACGTGGGCGTGGCAGTGTCGATAGGTGTAGGCCTCGGGTTCGTTGTGGGTTGGTTCATCAGAGGACGCTTCTTGAGGAGGATACCCTATCCAGACGTGAATTTGATAGAC AATGGACCCCTATTATCAGACAATGGAGAATATAAACTGGTATTGGTTATGCGGACTGACCTCAAAATGGGAAAAGGGAAGATGGCTGCACAG tgCTGTCATGCTGCAGTGCATGCTGCAGAGTTTGTGGCCAGGAATAACCCAGAAATGTACAACAAATGGAAGATGACAGGTCAACCAAAGGTCGTAGTCAAGACAGATTCGGAACAAGATCT ATTGGATTTATGCAAAAAAGCCCGCTCCCTGGGACTGAATGGCAGTCTGATACGAGATGCAGGGCGCACACAGATTGCTCCTGGATCCAAAACTGTCTTGGGAGTTGGACCAG GCCCAGAAAAGTTGGTTAATGAAGTTACTGGTCACCTAAAACTTTGCTGA
- the LOC105332044 gene encoding protein AMN1 homolog isoform X1, with protein sequence MSNRIRCFSKGGHKMDKDNKGKKSEKDERLSKRLCYVLRYGAVKEGLTLYEGAFVDLDQLLELPLMRHHTRQEVIEEADISLSHRGAKRFETKKENGKLLIRACFCRHFEENPYHEGSNVPKLSEACIQFVCTNLQEYDLEDFPDEHLISKMIQKMKRQSKLNNAALRQLLVPVLEHLDLSGVYITDSTLKLVWRNCSNLRVLSLKDCGYIMTDSIMEQLVKKLPHLESLNLCACKHLTDRSAWALSKHAHNLKELNLSWITTISETSIIDIMTNCSQLVFLDIYDHRISQDSRRIIADIARERKMKIVLKGITDNDIAPENPCSLLPNFGKVW encoded by the exons ATGAGTAATAGAATTCGCTGTTTTTCTAAAGGTGGTCATAAAATGGATAAAGATAACAAGGGCAAGAAGTCGGAGAAAGATGAACGCCTCTCTAAGCGCTTGTGTTATGTGCTGAGATATGGAGCTGTGAAGGAAGGACTCACGTTGTATGAAGGAG CATTCGTGGACCTTGATCAGCTTCTTGAGCTTCCCCTCATGCGACATCACACAAGACAGGAGGTCATTGAGGAAGCAGACATTTCACTGTCACACAGAGGAGCGAAGAGGTTTGAAACGAagaaagaaaatggaaaattattAATCAGAGCATGTTTCTGCAGACACTTTGAAGag AACCCCTATCATGAGGGATCTAATGTACCAAAACTATCAGAGGCCTGTATTCAGTTTGTGTGTACAAATCTTCAAGAGTATGATCTGGAGGATTTTCCAGATGAGCATCTTATCAG TAAAATGATTCAGAAGATGAAAAGACAGAGCAAGTTAAACAATGCAGCTCTGAGACAGCTCTTGGTTCCAGTTCTGGAACATCTGGATCTGTCAGGAGTCTACATTACTGACAGCACTCTGAAACTGGTGTGGAGAAACTGTTCAAACCTGCGAGTCCTCAGTTTGAAGGATTGTGGGTACATCATGACCGACAGCATAATGGAACAGCTGGTCAAG AAACTGCCTCATCTTGAGTCATTGAATCTGTGTGCGTGTAAACATCTGACGGACAGATCAGCATGGGCCCTGTCTAAACACGCCCATAACCTCAAAGAACTCAATCTCAGTTGGATTACGACAATTTCCGAGACATCAATCATCGACATTATGACGAACTGTTCACAGCTCGTGTTTCTAGATATTTATGATCATCGAATATCACAGGACAGCAGAAGAATCATAGCTGACATTGCAAGAGAgcggaaaatgaaaattgtacTTAAAGGTATAACAGACAATGACATAGCCCCAGAAAACCCATGCTCTCTACTGCCAAATTTTGGAAAGGTCTGGTAA
- the LOC105332044 gene encoding protein AMN1 homolog isoform X2 has product MTLVNTGGHKMDKDNKGKKSEKDERLSKRLCYVLRYGAVKEGLTLYEGAFVDLDQLLELPLMRHHTRQEVIEEADISLSHRGAKRFETKKENGKLLIRACFCRHFEENPYHEGSNVPKLSEACIQFVCTNLQEYDLEDFPDEHLISKMIQKMKRQSKLNNAALRQLLVPVLEHLDLSGVYITDSTLKLVWRNCSNLRVLSLKDCGYIMTDSIMEQLVKKLPHLESLNLCACKHLTDRSAWALSKHAHNLKELNLSWITTISETSIIDIMTNCSQLVFLDIYDHRISQDSRRIIADIARERKMKIVLKGITDNDIAPENPCSLLPNFGKVW; this is encoded by the exons ATGACACTGGTTAATACCG GTGGTCATAAAATGGATAAAGATAACAAGGGCAAGAAGTCGGAGAAAGATGAACGCCTCTCTAAGCGCTTGTGTTATGTGCTGAGATATGGAGCTGTGAAGGAAGGACTCACGTTGTATGAAGGAG CATTCGTGGACCTTGATCAGCTTCTTGAGCTTCCCCTCATGCGACATCACACAAGACAGGAGGTCATTGAGGAAGCAGACATTTCACTGTCACACAGAGGAGCGAAGAGGTTTGAAACGAagaaagaaaatggaaaattattAATCAGAGCATGTTTCTGCAGACACTTTGAAGag AACCCCTATCATGAGGGATCTAATGTACCAAAACTATCAGAGGCCTGTATTCAGTTTGTGTGTACAAATCTTCAAGAGTATGATCTGGAGGATTTTCCAGATGAGCATCTTATCAG TAAAATGATTCAGAAGATGAAAAGACAGAGCAAGTTAAACAATGCAGCTCTGAGACAGCTCTTGGTTCCAGTTCTGGAACATCTGGATCTGTCAGGAGTCTACATTACTGACAGCACTCTGAAACTGGTGTGGAGAAACTGTTCAAACCTGCGAGTCCTCAGTTTGAAGGATTGTGGGTACATCATGACCGACAGCATAATGGAACAGCTGGTCAAG AAACTGCCTCATCTTGAGTCATTGAATCTGTGTGCGTGTAAACATCTGACGGACAGATCAGCATGGGCCCTGTCTAAACACGCCCATAACCTCAAAGAACTCAATCTCAGTTGGATTACGACAATTTCCGAGACATCAATCATCGACATTATGACGAACTGTTCACAGCTCGTGTTTCTAGATATTTATGATCATCGAATATCACAGGACAGCAGAAGAATCATAGCTGACATTGCAAGAGAgcggaaaatgaaaattgtacTTAAAGGTATAACAGACAATGACATAGCCCCAGAAAACCCATGCTCTCTACTGCCAAATTTTGGAAAGGTCTGGTAA
- the LOC105332044 gene encoding protein AMN1 homolog isoform X3 gives MDKDNKGKKSEKDERLSKRLCYVLRYGAVKEGLTLYEGAFVDLDQLLELPLMRHHTRQEVIEEADISLSHRGAKRFETKKENGKLLIRACFCRHFEENPYHEGSNVPKLSEACIQFVCTNLQEYDLEDFPDEHLISKMIQKMKRQSKLNNAALRQLLVPVLEHLDLSGVYITDSTLKLVWRNCSNLRVLSLKDCGYIMTDSIMEQLVKKLPHLESLNLCACKHLTDRSAWALSKHAHNLKELNLSWITTISETSIIDIMTNCSQLVFLDIYDHRISQDSRRIIADIARERKMKIVLKGITDNDIAPENPCSLLPNFGKVW, from the exons ATGGATAAAGATAACAAGGGCAAGAAGTCGGAGAAAGATGAACGCCTCTCTAAGCGCTTGTGTTATGTGCTGAGATATGGAGCTGTGAAGGAAGGACTCACGTTGTATGAAGGAG CATTCGTGGACCTTGATCAGCTTCTTGAGCTTCCCCTCATGCGACATCACACAAGACAGGAGGTCATTGAGGAAGCAGACATTTCACTGTCACACAGAGGAGCGAAGAGGTTTGAAACGAagaaagaaaatggaaaattattAATCAGAGCATGTTTCTGCAGACACTTTGAAGag AACCCCTATCATGAGGGATCTAATGTACCAAAACTATCAGAGGCCTGTATTCAGTTTGTGTGTACAAATCTTCAAGAGTATGATCTGGAGGATTTTCCAGATGAGCATCTTATCAG TAAAATGATTCAGAAGATGAAAAGACAGAGCAAGTTAAACAATGCAGCTCTGAGACAGCTCTTGGTTCCAGTTCTGGAACATCTGGATCTGTCAGGAGTCTACATTACTGACAGCACTCTGAAACTGGTGTGGAGAAACTGTTCAAACCTGCGAGTCCTCAGTTTGAAGGATTGTGGGTACATCATGACCGACAGCATAATGGAACAGCTGGTCAAG AAACTGCCTCATCTTGAGTCATTGAATCTGTGTGCGTGTAAACATCTGACGGACAGATCAGCATGGGCCCTGTCTAAACACGCCCATAACCTCAAAGAACTCAATCTCAGTTGGATTACGACAATTTCCGAGACATCAATCATCGACATTATGACGAACTGTTCACAGCTCGTGTTTCTAGATATTTATGATCATCGAATATCACAGGACAGCAGAAGAATCATAGCTGACATTGCAAGAGAgcggaaaatgaaaattgtacTTAAAGGTATAACAGACAATGACATAGCCCCAGAAAACCCATGCTCTCTACTGCCAAATTTTGGAAAGGTCTGGTAA
- the LOC105332045 gene encoding zinc finger HIT domain-containing protein 3 has protein sequence MASKEKQVCEICKNQISKYKCPKCVIKYCSVSCFKSHKENDCHQKLSKTDNTIINATESQELLTNIPDLGIEETEDRVLPETFQCLRENPDLLVTLENPHLRSLMTNLVSSPSPAKDMERAMKEPIFLEFADQCLKVVDNNSQVKAGINVKNTG, from the exons ATGGCCAGTAAAGAGAAACAAGTGTGTGAAATCTGCAAGAAccaaatatcaaaatacaagTGTCCGAAATGTGTCATAAAGTA ttgttctGTCAGCTGTTTCAAGAGCCATAAAG aaaatgaCTGCCATCAGAAGCTTTCCAAAACAGACAACACAATAATAAATGCCacag AATCACAAGAATTGCTGACAAATATACCAGACTTAGGTATTGAAGAAACAGAAGACAGAGTTTTGCCTGAGACATTTCAGTGTTTGC GGGAGAACCCTGACCTTCTGGTAACCCTGGAGAACCCCCATCTCCGCTCCCTGATGACCAACCTTGTGTCCTCACCCTCACCAGCAAAAGACATGGAAAGggctatgaaggaacccatatttcTGGAGTTTGCTGACCAGTGCCTTAAAGTTGTGGACAACAATAGCCAAGTGAAAGCTGGCATCAATGTTAAAAACACTGGATAG